In Erythrobacter litoralis HTCC2594, a single genomic region encodes these proteins:
- a CDS encoding NADH:ubiquinone oxidoreductase subunit NDUFA12 → MSILGKIFTWWDGATIGTQLFTARRGEHVGTDAQGNKYYRSKNKRDDLPTGGSYTGRERRWVIYNGANDASRVPAEWHGWLHGAFEDVPESFLPPPRIWEVDYTPNATGTPQAYRPQGALERGGKRAAAVGDYEAWSPGD, encoded by the coding sequence ATGAGCATTCTCGGAAAGATCTTCACCTGGTGGGATGGCGCGACCATCGGCACCCAGCTGTTCACGGCGCGTCGGGGCGAACATGTCGGCACCGATGCGCAGGGCAACAAGTATTATCGTTCGAAGAACAAGCGGGACGATCTGCCCACCGGCGGATCCTACACCGGCCGGGAGCGTCGCTGGGTTATCTACAACGGTGCCAACGATGCCAGCCGCGTACCCGCCGAATGGCACGGCTGGCTCCATGGGGCCTTCGAGGATGTGCCCGAAAGTTTCCTCCCGCCGCCCAGGATCTGGGAGGTGGACTACACCCCCAATGCGACCGGTACGCCGCAGGCCTATCGCCCGCAGGGTGCACTCGAACGCGGCGGAAAACGCGCGGCTGCGGTCGGCGACTACGAAGCATGGAGCCCCGGCGACTGA
- a CDS encoding DUF192 domain-containing protein, with translation MRKALSGIAAAILMACSPQAGADTAVAASETQDAATTHPVSGLEVVPLTVTSGDTVHRFRAEVADTPEAQTRGLMFRTELGPDEAMIFPRDDLRPARFWMKNTPIPLDIIFIGPDGRIANIAAMTTPYSLDGVESEGAVSAILEIAGGRAAELGIASGDAVAW, from the coding sequence ATGAGAAAAGCTCTGTCCGGAATTGCGGCCGCGATCCTGATGGCGTGCTCGCCGCAGGCCGGGGCCGATACCGCCGTTGCCGCGAGCGAGACACAGGACGCAGCTACGACCCATCCCGTATCGGGGCTGGAAGTGGTGCCGCTAACGGTGACGAGTGGCGACACGGTGCACCGCTTCCGCGCCGAAGTCGCCGATACGCCCGAAGCGCAAACGCGCGGGCTGATGTTCCGCACCGAACTCGGGCCGGACGAAGCGATGATCTTTCCGCGCGACGATCTGCGGCCGGCGCGCTTCTGGATGAAGAACACGCCGATCCCGCTCGATATCATTTTCATCGGTCCGGACGGGCGGATCGCCAATATCGCGGCGATGACCACGCCCTACTCGCTCGACGGCGTTGAGTCCGAGGGCGCCGTCAGTGCGATCCTCGAGATCGCCGGCGGTCGTGCGGCAGAACTGGGGATCGCGTCGGGCGATGCCGTGGCCTGGTGA
- a CDS encoding regulatory protein RecX, protein MDEPPPSKRRRKKPPRPLDETRLKDLALAYVARFATSAGKLEAYLKRKVRERGWDGESDPDIATVVARYVELGYIDDTAFARAKSNDLLRRGYGPRRIGQALHQAGIDEETRDEVGASAFDAREAALHMARKRRFGPFALQSVDPAMREKHLAAMIRAGHGFAEAKAVLDAASEDEAEEWVREACE, encoded by the coding sequence ATGGACGAGCCTCCACCATCCAAACGTCGCAGAAAAAAGCCGCCTCGCCCGCTTGACGAGACCCGGCTGAAGGATCTGGCGCTGGCTTACGTGGCGCGGTTTGCGACCAGTGCCGGCAAGCTCGAGGCCTATCTCAAGCGCAAAGTGCGCGAGCGTGGGTGGGACGGCGAGAGCGATCCCGATATTGCCACCGTCGTCGCGCGTTATGTCGAGCTCGGCTACATCGACGATACGGCCTTTGCCCGAGCCAAGAGCAATGACCTGCTGCGCCGCGGCTACGGACCGCGCCGGATCGGCCAGGCCCTGCACCAGGCGGGGATAGACGAGGAAACCCGCGATGAGGTTGGCGCCAGCGCCTTCGACGCCCGCGAAGCCGCACTGCACATGGCGCGCAAGCGGCGGTTCGGCCCGTTCGCGCTGCAATCCGTCGATCCGGCCATGCGCGAGAAGCATCTTGCGGCGATGATCCGGGCGGGCCATGGCTTTGCCGAAGCGAAGGCCGTGCTCGATGCGGCGAGCGAGGATGAGGCGGAAGAATGGGTGCGCGAAGCATGCGAATGA
- a CDS encoding DUF2155 domain-containing protein, with protein MEPRRLTVRGFRPIWCLAAPALVLGACSSEPEAPEAVETDIPEELRQDTGTRAAPDVSGATPMEERVATLGLLNKRNNISQDLEMSPGESRRIGDIIVRLSACERTAPWEMPQETGAFVQVLVEGKGEDEGEWRKIFSGWMFQRSPSLNVVEHPVYDVWVKDCAMSFPGESGASASSES; from the coding sequence ATGGAGCCCCGGCGACTGACCGTGCGCGGCTTCCGACCAATATGGTGTTTGGCGGCCCCGGCGCTCGTGCTGGGTGCGTGCAGCAGCGAACCCGAAGCGCCGGAAGCCGTCGAGACGGATATTCCCGAAGAGCTTCGGCAGGATACCGGCACTCGTGCCGCGCCCGATGTGAGCGGGGCGACCCCGATGGAAGAGCGTGTCGCGACGCTGGGTCTGCTCAACAAGCGCAACAATATCTCGCAGGACCTGGAAATGAGCCCGGGCGAATCGCGCCGGATCGGCGACATCATCGTCCGTCTCTCGGCCTGCGAGCGCACCGCGCCGTGGGAAATGCCGCAAGAAACCGGCGCATTCGTGCAGGTCCTGGTCGAAGGCAAGGGCGAGGATGAAGGCGAGTGGCGCAAGATCTTCTCGGGCTGGATGTTCCAGCGCTCGCCCAGCCTCAATGTCGTCGAGCATCCGGTCTACGATGTCTGGGTCAAGGATTGCGCGATGAGTTTTCCGGGTGAATCGGGCGCTTCCGCCAGCAGCGAATCGTAG
- a CDS encoding M23 family metallopeptidase produces MEQFTSFYRDTPRELVDLPTGLTFPVKYAIIRRKVVNNTFGMVRRNSDGSKRPHQGWDFYAPPRYRCYAIADGEIAAIRTRGAYGKQIILHFTHDLMDDGVQDTLYAAYCHLDAIHVAVGQQVSKGEHIGHCGDSGNASGMIGTDAHLHFEIRTHLNVGRGLSRRISPLAVFGEYPIRTIMVTDPALL; encoded by the coding sequence ATGGAACAATTTACGAGTTTCTATCGAGATACGCCACGTGAACTGGTCGATCTCCCGACCGGTCTGACTTTTCCTGTGAAGTACGCGATAATCCGCCGAAAGGTCGTGAACAACACCTTCGGCATGGTTCGACGGAACAGCGATGGTTCGAAGCGACCGCATCAGGGCTGGGACTTTTATGCTCCGCCGAGGTACCGCTGCTATGCCATCGCCGACGGTGAGATTGCGGCAATTAGGACGCGGGGCGCTTATGGAAAACAGATCATCCTCCACTTCACTCACGATTTGATGGACGATGGCGTTCAAGACACGCTGTACGCGGCCTATTGCCATCTCGACGCAATCCACGTCGCCGTCGGGCAACAGGTGTCGAAGGGCGAACACATCGGTCATTGCGGCGATTCCGGGAACGCGAGCGGCATGATTGGGACGGACGCCCACCTTCACTTCGAAATTCGCACCCATCTGAACGTCGGGCGCGGCTTGTCGCGTCGGATATCGCCCTTGGCAGTATTCGGCGAATATCCGATCCGGACGATTATGGTCACCGATCCGGCGCTGCTTTAG
- the aat gene encoding leucyl/phenylalanyl-tRNA--protein transferase, which produces MHAPRPYAIPVDLLLLAYRNGIFPMADSRHDQEVFWVEPRDRAIIPIGGFRCSRSLARTLRRERFTVTYDRDFEAVVRGCAEPRPDHPESWISERIIASYRDLHAAGHAHSIECWQDGELVGGVYGVAFDRVFCGESMFSRERDASKVALAWLMALLERAGCELFDCQFMTGHLASLGAVELPQADYLQKLEAASGSQPRSLKQAYDSLLAEAPDSPGKLIAQSLTQTS; this is translated from the coding sequence ATGCATGCGCCGCGCCCATATGCCATTCCGGTGGACCTGCTGTTGCTCGCCTATCGCAACGGCATTTTCCCGATGGCCGACAGTCGGCACGACCAGGAAGTGTTCTGGGTCGAGCCGCGCGACCGCGCAATCATCCCGATCGGCGGATTCCGCTGTTCACGCTCGCTCGCACGGACATTGCGGCGCGAACGCTTCACGGTGACCTACGATCGCGACTTCGAAGCCGTGGTGCGCGGCTGCGCCGAGCCGCGGCCCGACCATCCGGAGAGCTGGATCAGCGAACGCATCATCGCCAGCTATCGGGATCTCCACGCCGCAGGCCATGCGCATTCGATCGAATGCTGGCAGGACGGGGAGCTCGTCGGCGGCGTCTATGGCGTCGCTTTCGACCGCGTGTTCTGCGGCGAGAGCATGTTCAGCCGCGAGCGCGATGCTTCGAAAGTCGCGCTGGCGTGGCTCATGGCTTTGCTGGAGCGGGCCGGATGCGAATTGTTCGACTGCCAGTTCATGACCGGGCACCTCGCCTCGCTCGGTGCGGTCGAACTGCCGCAGGCGGACTATCTGCAGAAACTGGAGGCTGCGAGTGGTTCGCAGCCGCGCTCGCTAAAGCAAGCCTACGATTCGCTGCTGGCGGAAGCGCCCGATTCACCCGGAAAACTCATCGCGCAATCCTTGACCCAGACATCGTAG